GTACTGTTCATAATATGGACTATCTAAAAAGAATACAAGGATTCTTTTGTATTCTTCAATAATTCCCTCGAACACCTCGAACAGCTACACTtcaatttaattacaatttttcattttacatttttaattaaccATGTGTTTTCTTGTTTCCCATAGAGTGCGGTAGAACGTTTCAAGAAAACAGCGGAAGTTTCGGGTCCCCGACTCATCCGAACAGTTCACCACCCATAGATGGAGAACGATGCGAATGGAGGATCACAGCGACCCACGGTGAACGCATAGTTTTAAACATTACGTCCTTGGACATATTTAAGAGCAACTTCTGTCGCAGCGACTACTTGGAGATTAGAGACGGGTACTGGTACAAGAGTAACGTTCTAGGTAAGCTGAGTAACGCGTGATAACGAAGTTGTAAGCAGGGGATACAATTTATACTTATCCGGACTACCTCTCGGTACATCACGGAGCTATATCGCGAATATTGCATTCGTTCAAAAcgggaaaatattcaaagattttctttttcgatcttTTCCATCTTTTCGATCCAATATACGAACATATTTACCTTCTCGTGTAGGTAAAAAGTAATCGACAaccgaaaattgattttttaaaatcgAGTAAAATCAATGACaatttgtaatattaaaaaCTTATACCGAAATATtacatttgttaatttttacattttaatattcAAAACTTGTATATTCGTTGTGCTTCGTAGTTGCgtgaaaattttccatcgatctcgtacaaatttttatttccaattttccCACGCAAGATCCTAAAATTCATGCAGAGTGAACGataactgaaagtagtaaatAACAATGTATTCGTTCAATCGGAGTACTTTGAACCAAGTCACGGGAAAATAAACTGTTgcgttaatatatttttctctctttttgaaCCGTCTCTATATCgctcgcggagaaacgaaaaaaaaaagaacttattAACCAATTAagagaaaaatttgataaatttcgtGTTGTTCCGAATCAACTCGCGGTTATTTCCTGTTTTCCGTTACAATCTCGCACGAGTGCAACACAAAtgcgtttaatcgtttcgattacaTTGATAATTCGGTTCCTGGTTTCGGTAAACAAACGTTAAAAAAACCGGCGACGAGAAGACGGAAAAAATTGTATACTACCGGTGCGGTgtcatttttagaattttttggaTCGCTCGATGAAAGACACAATTATGGAAAggaatattctctctcaaaataaaaataaataaataaatttggagAGCTTGAGGTCTATAAAAATGAAGAACACTCGTCTCATagttcgatgaaaaaattaatgatCGAATTGATCGCGATACAGGTCGATTCTGCGGAAGCGGGAAGATCCACGAGCCGGTCGTCTCCACCGGAAGTCGTATGTTGGTAACGTACGTGACGTCCAGTCGTCAGAGCGGTCACCGCGGTTTCACGGCGACCTACGAGGCTGTGTGCGGCGGTGACGTCGAATTGGACGGCACCGGTCACTTGGAGTCACCCAATTACCCGGAGGAGTACCAATCGAGCAAGGAGTGTATTTGGAAGTTATCGGTGCCGGAGAACTTCCAAGTGGCCCTCAAGTTTCAATCGTTCGAGATCGAGAACCACGATAATTGTGTGTACGATTACGTCGAGGTCCGCGACGGTCACAACGCTGATTCTCCGTTGATCGGTGTTTACTGCGGCTACAAAATACCACCGGACATTAAATCCACCGGGAACAAACTTCTCGTGAAGTTCGTTAGCGATGTATCGGTGCAGAAGGCTGGATTTTCGGCAACGTTTATGAAAGGTGCGGTTTCGTTCGAGTTCTATAGTATTTGTTCAATATTTGACAATTAGTAACCGTACACTGggattcttttcgagaaaatacacTCTTGTGTCTTTCTCTTGAGTTTCATAATATTGGTTCAATATTTGATCATTAGTAACActgaaattcttttcgaaaatatataCTCCGTTTTTCTCTCGAGTTCCATAATATTGgtttaatatttcataattagTAACCGTACACTGggattcttttcgagaaaatacacTCTTGAGTCTTTCTCTTGAGTTCCATAATATTGGTTCAATATTTGATAATTACTAATCATACACTGAGATTCCTTTCGAGAAAATATACTCTTGAGTCTTTCTCTTGAGTTCCATAATATTGGTTCAGTATTTGATAATTACTAATCATACACTgagattttttcgaaaaaatatatttcgtctTTCTCTTGAGTTCCATAATATTGGTTCAATATTTGACAATTAGTAACCGTACACTGggattcttttcgagaaaatacacTCTTGAGTCTTTCTCTTGAGTTTCATAATATTGGTTCAATATTTGATCATTAGTAACActgaaattcttttcgaaaaaatatactCCGTTTTTCTCTCGAGTTCCATAATATTGGTTTAATATTTGATAATTAGTAACCATACACTGggattcttttcgagaaaatacacTCTTGAGTCTTTCTCTTGAGTTCCATAATATTGGTTCAATATTTGATAATTACTAATCATACACTGAGATTCCTTTCGAGAAAATATACTCTTGAGTCTTTCTCTTGAGTTCCATAATATTGGTTCAGTATTTGATAATTACTAATCATACACTgagattttttcgaaaaaatatatttcgtctTTCTCTTGAGTTCCATAATATTGGTTCAATATTTGACAATTAGTAACCGTACACTGggattcttttcgagaaaatacacTCTTGTGTCTTTCTCTTGAGTTTCATAATATTGGTTCAATACTTGATAATTAGTAACActgaaattcttttcgaaaaaatatactCCGTTTTTCTCTCGAGTTCCATAATATTGGTTTAATATTTGATAATTAGTAACCATACACTGggattcttttcgagaaaatacacTCTTGAGTCTTTCTCTTGAGTTCCATAATATTGGTTCAATATTTGATAATTACTAATCATACACTgagattttttcgaaaaaatatatttcgtctTTCTCTTGAGTTCCATAATATTGgttcaatatttaataattactaATCAGACACTGGGATTCTTTTCAAGAAAACGCATATTGTTTTTCCTTGTTATTACTACGGTGATGTAAAAGAAATTATCATCTGCTAGCTtggaaactttttaattttcggataatttttttataatattatacccTTTCGATATACACCGTGAGTCAACATTTGTGGTACAAATGGGATCGTGGAGATTCTATggctcgaaataagacgaaaatgtgaaataatgaaattgcatcgaaggttcgttttcgagaaaaatgcatttgcaAATCAATCTTGTAGGCCTGCACCTATTTGTGTATGCATTTGTGGTACAAATGGTGTTATAAAAATTTTATGGCTCGAAATAAGACGAGAGtacggaaaaattaaaattaatttccctaGAAGAATGTTAGTGTATAGTTAACTAAATTCGAATCGACCTATCTTTCGAGACACGTAAAACAACTAACTCATTTTTGAGTATTGCACAAAGTGTCCTGAATTTTTTCCCACAAACTGCGAGGATTGAATCTATAGAACttataaacaaatattgtacACAAAGAATACATAATAATGCACTTTCCTATGCATTATTGCAGTGCGCAGATCGACTGCATTTATTCGATCTGCGTACTAGTGTATTTTCCatagtaaattttatatttaatttctcgTTTCAAAACGTTGACTTTGTGCTCGAATACAATGCACTTTATATAACATTCTTTCCTTATTTATCACCTACAGATGAAATCCTCGCAGTTTACCCGGAAAACCCCAGAACACCCTCTATAGAGTGTTTCGTGAAACAAAATTAGAAACTGTTGGTACCTTAGATGAATTctctaataattattaaaaaacaaaCCGATAAAATAATCCAAGTCCGACCCAATGAAAATAACTGTAATTAAAACAATATTACCCACTTCTTGGTACGATACTTTGTCCAAAAAGAACCATCACTGCAAAGTAAAAATTCACGAATGTTCAATTTCATTTATTCAAACCTCGAACGTCCCTATAATAAGTAAACAAACCGATGGAAAAACTCGTTAACAATACCGAGTACACtacgaacgaagaaaagtttCGAGCGTGACGTGCAGTTGTCGGgattcgcgcgatcgattccGACTGATTGTGTTTAATAATTGTTTCAGAATTCGACGAGTGTGTGCTAATTGAGCACGGATGCGAACACGATTGCATTAATACTTTGGGTGGATTCGAGTGTTCCTGCAAACCAGGTTACGAGTTACATTCCGATGGAAAACACTGCGAAGGTAAATTACCGAGTGATCGTCAATTTTCTAATCGTGTCGACAAcgtacatttaaaatattttttttattccctcGGTAAGGAACATATTTAAATACGGATCGTTTCGATAGGACGTTCTCGTTTGTTTCTATCGATTAAAAAACATAACGATTACCGTTAGATGCATGCGGCGGAGCTTTCGAAGACAGCAACGGAACCATTACGAGCCCTTCGTTTCCGGTAACTTACCCTGGAAACAAGGACTGCGTCTGGGAGATCATAGCTCCACCTCAATACCGTATCACGTTGAATTTCACCCATTTCGATCTGGAGGGCACCAAAGCGCGACAACAAGAATGCGAGTACGATTCCGTGGAGGTGAGCAGCAAACTCGCGGACGACATCTTGAGGAAACACGGGATCTTCTGCGGCTCGAGATTACCACCGTTAATCACATCCGAAGGAAACTTTATGAGAGTGACTTTCACGTCCGACAACAGGTAACGTTTGACGAGACGAGTTGTTACTGATTTCTCAATATTTCAGAGAATCGAACGGTTCACCTCTCCATGGATATCGACGCGTATTtgtgtgtttcatttttaagtTTAAATATTTGCGAGGAGAACTAACTTTCGAGATTAAATTTTAGAATTGTATAAGAACATGATTGGaggatatttgaaaatattgaaatggaagttattttaaatattgtaacgagAACTAAAATTCGAGATTAAATTTTCGAATTGTATAACAATATCATTGGtggatatttgaaaatattgaaatggaagttattttaaatattgtaacgagAACTAAAATTCGAGATTAAATTTTCGAATTGTATAACAACATCATTGGaggatatttgaaaatattgaaatggaagttattttaaatattgtaacgagAACTAAAATTCGAGattaaattttcgaataataacGAGAACGTGGTTAGaggatatttgaaaatattgaaatggaagttattttaaatattgtaacaagaACTAAAATTCGAGATTAAATTTTCGAATTGTATAATAACATGGTTGGAGGATATTTGCAAATATTGAAAtagaagttattttaaatattgttacgaGAACTAAAATTCGAGATTAAATTTTCGATTTGTATAACAACGAGAACATCACTATAACATGATTGAAGGATCGATGGATGTtagtttgaatttttcttcatttggaataaaataatttattcttgaGAAAGTTAGAAGAGTCGTTTCTTAGAAGGATAGATATTGTAGTCGATTTCGATATGGAAAGTGTTTCTCTATTCTGTAGTAGACGATGACTACAGTTAAGATAACATCAATTAGTCGCTCAAGGATACCGAGAAGCTATCCCCACCATGGTATTTAGATAACCCCTCGCGCCATCTCTGATCTTCTCGAGCAAGCTTACAGATATACTTTGCGCGTCTCTCTTATAGAAAatcaaacgaagaacgaagttaTTATAGGGTTTGTGTCTGGTATAATTCACGAATAAATACgactaaattaattttgtttagaaCAATTAATTGATTTTGTAGCGATGCGATTATCAATAACATTGAAATGGATTCAAAGTGAATTCTAATTTTAAGATCTTGCGTAggaaaattggaaataaaaatttgtacgatATTGATGGACAATTTTCACGCAACTATGAAGCACAAAAAATGTACAAGTTTTGAATATTAAAGTGTGAAAATTAAGAAGTGTAATATTTTGGTACAAGtttttatattacaaattgTCATTGATTTTACtcgattttttatttgtaattgcATCGTGTCTATTGTTGCAGTATTCAGAAAACAGGTTTCGCAGCCGTTTTCTTTACGGACATGGACGAGTGTGTGAACAACAACGGCGGCTGTCAACACGAATGCAAGAACACGATAGGCTCGTATCAATGTTTGTGTCACAACGGTTTCACGCTCCATGAAAATGGACACGATTGCAAAGAAGGTGGTTGCAAATACGAGATTGTCGCACCTATGGGCACCATTACGTCACCGAACTATCCAGATCATTATCCCGGTCTCAAGGATTGCGTTTGGCACTTTGTTACCAAGCCTGGTCACCGTATCAAATTAGTTAGTAATCTTTCATAATGTAGcaacattttttcaaatatttccaaatagtttgccaaatatttccaaatactttgtcaaatatttttaattactttgtcaaacattttccaaatactttgtcaaatatttccaaatattttgtgaaatattttcaatcattttgtgaaatattttcaattactttgtcaaatatttccaaatattttatcaaatattttccaaatactttgtcaaacattttctaaatattttgtcaaatatttccaaatactttgtcaaatatttgtaattactttgtcaaacattttccaaatactttgtcaaatatttttaattactttgtcAAACATTTTCCAAATACTTTGTCAAGTATTTCAAtatctttcaaaaatattttcttgataAAAGATACAAGTTCTCTACAGTTCCACTAATATCATataattttttgcaataaattaaattatttttttctcaggTTTTCAAAGTCTTCGAGATGGAATCTCATCAAGAGTGCGCTTACGATCACATCGCTATTTACGATGGTGATTCACCGGACAGTCATATCCTTGGTAAATTCTGTGGCACCAAAGAACCTCATCCAATCCTAGCGACCGGAAATCAAATGTATATGGTTTTTAAAAGCGACGCTTCCGTTCAGAGAAAAGGCTTCCTTGCGAGCCACAGCACTGGTAAGGAAATCTCAGTTTAGAAGGTACAGAGAGAGATATAAGTCGAAGACAAACTTATAATTCCAGAAAAAATCGTGTACAGAGAAGTGTAAATAATTCGTCGcgtctataataaatatactcGTGTAACTGGAACCGattaaataactttttaataTTGATTTTAGTACAAACTGATTTTAACATATATAGTATAGATCAAATATGAGTATCGAGTTATATATGTAGGTAATGATGTACATAGGTGAAAATCTACTTTCCAATATTTCAAAGtgtacttttcaaaattttaaaatttcaaagtgtacttttcaaaatttcaaagtgtacttttcaatatttcaaaatctacttttcaaaatttcaaaatgtacttttcaatatttcaaaatatacttttcaaaatttcgaaatgtaCTTTTCAAGATTTGAAAGtgtacttttcaaaattttaaaatgtactttccaaaatttcaaaatgtacTTTTCAAAATGTTCTTTTCAAAATctacttttcaaaatttcaaaatgtactttacaatatttcaaaatatacttttcaaaatttcgaaatgtatttttcaagatttcaaaatttcaaaatgtacttttcaaagtttcaaaaagtacgtttcaatatttcaaaatgtacttttcaaagtttcaaaaagtacgtttcaatatttcaaaatgtacttttcaaagtttcaaaaagtacgtttcaatatttcaaaatgtacttttcaaaatttcaaaatgtacttttcaaagtttcaaaatgtacgtttcaatatttcaaaatgtacttttcaaaatttcaaaatcaccCTTGACTTTTTAAACGGAAGTCAATATTTCCGTGTAACAATCGCAACAACGTCACACTTGCATCTTTGCTTGTCGATAATACTTTACGATACCACGTAAagtattttctctctttctacttgcacattttTCCGTTTTCCTCGCGTTCGGTTCCAGTTACGCGTGTAACATATTCACCGTAACAAGGATTGCATTATCGAACGAAGCGTATTGCATTTTCAAACTTTGCGTTACGTTACACGCCCGAACTTCTCTACCGAGAACCGCAAACTTTTCACACATTCGTGCGTAACGAACCGTCGAAATCGCGTGTCAATAATCGCGCGCGTATGCGCTCCGTtcgtaagaaatattaaaaccGTCCGTTTCATTGAAGTTAATCGCGTGGAAGCACGTGATATCGGATAATCCGCGGCGTTTAGTCCAATTCCCCTGACATAATTACGTTCCACAGCTTGCGGTGGCCATCTCATCGCGACCAACGAAGTGAAACATTTGTACTCGCACGCCAAGTACGGTTATCATAATTACGACCACAGAACGGACTGCGATTGGGCGATCGAGGCACCGCCCGGTAAAAATGTGCATTTGACTTTCCTCATGTTCCAACTCGAGTCCGAGAGCGAATGCAATTACGATTTCGTCGAAGTTTACGCCGGCCTGGACACGTCCGGACCATTGTACGGACGATATTGTGGAAACGGCGTAAGTATAATTCGTTATCACCTGTACGATATCGTTTGGGAACAATTTCAAGTTGGACGTTTACCTGAGAGTGATACAACATCTATCGAGAGAACATTCTGATCTGTTAAAGTGAACGTCGATCCATTGAAGTAGACGATCGGTTAAACTCGATGTCAATTTATTAAACTGGATGTCGATCTATTAAACTGGATGTGGATCTATTAAACTAGATGTCGGAGTAgataaattgtttttaatacGTAGAACAATTTTAAATGTACGCGCGATAACGATGTTTGAAATTGGATCGATCGGTGAAATTGGTTTTACTGGTGCTAAATCGGTGACTCGAATTTTTCTATCGGAAGATAAAAATTTACTTACGCATTTAACACAATTGGTATACATTCTAGAGGAAGTGGGAGAACTGTTTTAAAACATATGGAATTCGGTGAGCTATATTTAGCACGCTACGAGCGAAAGGGTTGAAGCCTGAAAAGTGTAGCAGATACGTGTCTCTTCGGTGATGCGAAGGGTGTTTCGATAGGAACGGTGGATGTTTTAATCGGACTGAAATGTTTATTTCGTCGAGAAGATACAcctgaataaatttttaaacgatggaGAAGTTTCTTGCTATCGACGAAGGAAATATCCCGTTACgcggaaacttttatttttgttccctataaattttattcaaagtgaAACTTTCGTTCGGCCATCTTCGACGGAGCTTATAACGCGAGAACTTTTATTGTATAAGTTCTCGTTTCAATAGTTTCGACGGAACCAATTGAAAAAGTTCCATAACCGTTTTCGAGTTTCGGTTTAAGGAGCGCGCGAAACGTGGCTCTCGCGGAACACGAATCTCCAcgattaattcgaataatttctaccGGTTGTTaaatcgtgtaaaatattaatctttCGATTCAAATATTCAGAAGATACTTTAAACATCTGTAGAGGAATTTATAATCCTGACTGTCGGTTAGATACACATATATTTGACTAAATttgaaatgcatttttctcgaaaactgcaGCTCCACGAATTTTTATCCactgtgtatacatatacaatTAAACCCACATAtattagaataattttcaaatgcattttcctTGAAAATTACATCGGAGATtcaatttctttatttcatactttcgtcttgtttcgagtaatagaatctTCCCAGCTTCATTTGCACCACAAATTTTGGCCCACTGtgtatacatacaccattgagtCCACGTATACTAGAACAATCttcgaatgcatttttctcgaaaactgcaGCTCCAATGCAATTATTTCTTACTTCATATTGTCGTGTTATTTCGAGCCATAAAATCTCCCCAGCTTCATTTGCACCACGAATTTTGATTCACTGTGTATACATACACTATTAAGTCCACGTATACTAGAACAATCttcgaatgcatttttctcgaaaactgcaGCTCCAatgcaattattttttacttcatattttcgtcttatttcgagtCATAGAATCTTCCCAGCTTCATTTGCACCACAAACTTTGACCCACTGtgtatacatacaccattgagtCCACGTATACTGAAACAATCttcgaatgcatttttctcgaaaactgcaTCGGAGATTCAATTTCCTTATTTCACCCTTCCATTTTATTTCGAGTCATAGAATCTCCCCAGttccatttgcatctcaaaTTTTGACCCACGATGCACTTAATGAAAATCATCTTCGAAAATGAAACTCATTCCAAGCTCGTTCCTAACGAGACACCTTTTACCCCAAGAAATACCAGGTTACTGaataacttttgtcgttcgataaaacttattaaacactGCAGCAAAGTAGTTTTATCAAATGAGGAAACTTATTAAACCATCGTCGTCTCTCAACTCTCCAATATCAACCACAATTTGTATCGTAACAACCTATTACACCATCATCCTTTCTCAACTCCACAATATCAACCACAATTTGTATCGTGACAACCTATTACACCATCATCCTTTCTCAACTCCACAATATCAACCACAATTTGTATCGTGACAACCTATTACACCATCGTCCTCTCTCAACTCTACAATATCAACCACAATTTGTATCGTAACAACCTATTACACCATCATCCTCTCTCAACTCTACAATATCAACCACAATTTGTATCGTAACAACCTATTACACCATCGTCCTCTCTCAACTCTACAATATCAACCACAATTTGTATCGTAACAACCTATTACACCATCGTCGCCCTTCAACTCTACAATATCAACCACAATTTGTATCGTGACAACCTATTACACCATCATCCTTTCTCAACTCCACAATATCAACCACAATTTGTATCGTGACAACTTATTACACAATCGTCCTCTCTCAACTGTACAATATCAACCACAATTTGTATCGTAACAACCTATTACACCATCGTCCTCTCTCAACTCCACAATTTGTATCGTAACAACCTATTACACCATCGTCATTTCTCAATTCCCCAATATCAACCACAATTTGTATCGTAATAACCTATTACACCATCGTCCTCTCTCAACTCTACAATATCAACCACAATTTGTATCGTAACAACCTATTACACCATCTTCGTCCTTCAACTCCCCAATATCAACCACAATTTGTATCGTAACATCCTATTGCAAAATCGTCCTCTCTCAACTCTACAATATCAACCACAATTTGTATCGTGACAACCTATTACACCATCGTCCTCTCTCAACTCTACAATATCAACCACAATTTGTATCGTAACAACCTATTACACCATCGTCGCCCTTCAACTCTACAATATCAACCACAATTTGTATCGTGACAACCTATTACACCATCATCCTTTCTCAACTCCACAATATCAACCACAATTTGTATCGTGACAACCTATTACACCATCATCCTTTCTCAACTCCACAATATCAACCACAATTTGTATCGTAACAACCTATTACACCATCTTCGTCCTTCAACTCCCCAATATCAACCACAATTTGTATCGTAACAACCTATTACACCATCATCCTCTCTCAACTCTCCAATATCAACCACAATTTATATCGTAACAACCTATTACACCATCGTCCTCTCTCAACTCCACAATTTGTATCGTAATAACCTATTACACCATCGTCGTCTCTCAACTCCCCAATATCAACCACAATTTGTATCGTAACAACCTATTGCACCATCGTCGTCCTTCAACTCCACACCATTGACCATAATTTCAATTCCAGAACGCGACCGACTTCGTATCGATGAACGAGGCGTTGCTGGTGAGATTCCGTACCGACGACACGATATCGAACAAGGGCTTCGTCGCCTTGTTCGTCGCGGTGGACCGTAAGGACAGCGGCGAGAACTACGGCGGTTCAGAAGACGAGGACGTCGACGAGGAGAACCTCTGATCCGTGGCCGGCCTCGCCAATCGACTGGGCTACGGATTCTACATCGGTTCACTCTTGCGTAGTAACGAACAAAGTGAAAACGAATAAACGTCTCGACCGTCTCCGCCGTGAACCTTTCAAACGTTCAACGGAGTAGTCGATTCCTCACGCACGTGGATCCTAACTCGATCGTCGAGGCCGTGACACCTTGCGACGACAACGTTTGCAAGAACACCACCAACCCCCACCCTAccccccgaaaaaaaaaaataataaataccgaTAAATCTGGACCGATCATCCGTGATCCGATTCGCGATCAACCGGACCAGAGAATCCTCGTTCTGGACCCCGATGGTCGATCCAAAGCGATCAGGATGCAATGGTTCCTCATCGGTGAGGCTCGCGTTAGCTAAAACGGCTTTCCATTTGGATTAGTATGTACGACCTTGAAATTCGGCCTATCGGGTCAATCGTGCCATTATATGTTTAGGTAGAATTGCATTATACTGTTAACTCTTATAAGTTCCAAGACCCCAGTGAAACAGCACGTTCGGGTGAAAGAAGGAAGTACGACGAACAGGTCGTAGAGACCGATCGGTCGTGTTCTCGATCGATTGGGAATTATTTACGAGCGATCGACACAAGGAAGGCGCGAGAATTGTCGACGAGACAAAACCGAGAAAACGATCCCGAATTACGTCGATCGTTATCGAACACTGCCCCCCCCATCCTcccgagaaataaaaattaaacacaaaaagaaaaaagaaaagaaaacgcaatgggaaagaaaaacaaaatacgaTTCGACGAAGCTTCAAGATCCTCGAGCTCGATTCTCATCGAAGGGAACGAGTCTCGAGTCTTTCTCTCATCGACACAGAAGTGCTCCCTGTTGCTTTCAACGGAGTTACGAAACCACGGTTCGAAAGTTGAtagagaaacgaaaggaaagatTAAAGAACGGGAGTATTTCTCGTAGCGGTCGATAGACGTCGACGCTTTTCACCGAAACGTGGCGTCTCTCGGCCGCGAACCTTCCGAAACGACAACTTGTGCAAATACTTGGGTAATCTAGATATAAATTTAGAGATAGCGCCGACCGAGATCCTAAAGTCGGCGATAGAAATTTGAAGGCGAGCCTCGAACAATCTCGTCCCGAACTGTTcccgcgcgtacgcgcgcgcgcaccgaACACGGGGTTCTCGTCGAACGTTTATTGTACATAGATAAAAATTTAGATACGTAGACGTCGTGCCGTTTTATATGTAGTCGATAGGATCGCCGAGCGATCAGATATTACGCTAATCCGAGTGGATTTTCCGACAAAGTTTTCTCTTGTCTCTTGTAATCTCGTCCGTGGCTTCTCGGCGCAGATATATTAAACagagcgacgacgacgaaacgacgacgcACAGGATGGCCCAATTTATCCAATCCACGCG
The Ptiloglossa arizonensis isolate GNS036 chromosome 3, iyPtiAriz1_principal, whole genome shotgun sequence genome window above contains:
- the Tok gene encoding tolloid-like protein 1 tolkin isoform X2 — encoded protein: MRPLPVITILCLATRYADSRAVDADSRPTETDFGPRDRPGHKRAAKFTVEQLLGNKFPHAISDDLDLDICKAGGFLGDIALPNIKYETEWRQQKLNKSYLEELEKYRDEVLKEGLQVEEEGLTEILQFKNEHDANEAHRENDEIAASQEKSEPIMVDRNQYSMDGDLGGGFSFNARNDDAGPGVRDEGVEFRLESTTQSTKKRHSARKNHQSSHTISTVNATKSMHAFPKTSHELSSSTTTTENTNQMKDANVENIEEAFTVQPETSTQNVSKRRHRRHHRRRTPRRRHRRRKVPLIRRDSDDSSDEVVSLHDRRLRSIEFYDMEHKPKYLANKRGTTRHGFSSRTRRAATARKERVWDHGVIPYEIDGNFSGAHKALFKQAMRHWENFTCVKFVERVPVEHPNYILFTERPCGCCSFVGKRGNGLQAISIGKNCDKFGIVVHELGHVVGFWHEHTRPDRDRHVQIIRDNIMSGQEYNFNKLTEEEVNSLGLPYDYDSIMHYAKNTFSRGTYLDTILPMERDGKKRPEIGQRLRLSEGDIAQTNLLYKCHKCGRTFQENSGSFGSPTHPNSSPPIDGERCEWRITATHGERIVLNITSLDIFKSNFCRSDYLEIRDGYWYKSNVLGRFCGSGKIHEPVVSTGSRMLVTYVTSSRQSGHRGFTATYEAVCGGDVELDGTGHLESPNYPEEYQSSKECIWKLSVPENFQVALKFQSFEIENHDNCVYDYVEVRDGHNADSPLIGVYCGYKIPPDIKSTGNKLLVKFVSDVSVQKAGFSATFMKEFDECVLIEHGCEHDCINTLGGFECSCKPGYELHSDGKHCEDACGGAFEDSNGTITSPSFPVTYPGNKDCVWEIIAPPQYRITLNFTHFDLEGTKARQQECEYDSVEVSSKLADDILRKHGIFCGSRLPPLITSEGNFMRVTFTSDNSIQKTGFAAVFFTDMDECVNNNGGCQHECKNTIGSYQCLCHNGFTLHENGHDCKEGGCKYEIVAPMGTITSPNYPDHYPGLKDCVWHFVTKPGHRIKLVFKVFEMESHQECAYDHIAIYDGDSPDSHILGKFCGTKEPHPILATGNQMYMVFKSDASVQRKGFLASHSTACGGHLIATNEVKHLYSHAKYGYHNYDHRTDCDWAIEAPPGKNVHLTFLMFQLESESECNYDFVEVYAGLDTSGPLYGRYCGNGNATDFVSMNEALLVRFRTDDTISNKGFVALFVAVDRKDSGENYGGSEDEDVDEENL